From a region of the Georgenia yuyongxinii genome:
- a CDS encoding DUF6544 family protein — MELDVGSRVRARDLGWRAAVEGLGGAARMAAAVVTPLDRPRRNRWGLGDLADRPYPGDDFIDAPRWQWTHGIEIDAPAAEVWPWIAQVGADRGGFYSYEWLENLVGCGLRNAETIVPGWQLQVGDRLSLHPKSPPVPVVAMEPGRWLVAHAAPDAADVAAGKPWAAVSWLFHLEDLPGGRCRFVSRFRSTSSTNMAMRLAFGPALIEPIGFAMDRRMLLGVKERAERNARRGGRWPRHEQRSRRSATPAGLTRAARRDWRTLANPTPAPRSFDPAAVEHLPVPIARWLRSAIAPGTPLSRTALLAMHGEILVGRWRPFSALQVLAPAGYVWAASAGSGFVRFRGFDRYTRGQGQMRWTVGGLLPAVSARDADVTRSAAGRLAAETMLVPTAALDPAITWQAQDDHCATALIPLGGSTHPVEVEVDDDGAVRRIALPRWGDPSGDGFAEHQFTVTFDGELPVVLDGGVVVLPRSLEAGWDTGIGVFFRATLDGARLS; from the coding sequence ATGGAACTTGACGTCGGCTCGAGGGTCCGCGCTCGTGACCTCGGCTGGCGCGCCGCCGTCGAGGGACTGGGTGGTGCCGCTCGCATGGCTGCCGCGGTGGTCACCCCGTTAGACCGGCCACGCCGGAACCGGTGGGGTCTCGGCGACCTTGCGGACCGGCCCTATCCCGGTGACGACTTCATCGACGCACCGCGCTGGCAGTGGACCCACGGGATCGAGATCGACGCCCCGGCGGCCGAGGTGTGGCCGTGGATCGCGCAGGTGGGCGCGGACCGTGGCGGGTTCTACAGCTACGAGTGGCTCGAGAACCTCGTCGGATGCGGGCTGCGCAACGCTGAGACCATCGTGCCCGGCTGGCAGCTACAGGTGGGTGACCGGCTGAGCCTGCACCCGAAGTCGCCGCCGGTGCCCGTGGTCGCGATGGAGCCTGGCCGCTGGCTCGTCGCTCATGCCGCGCCCGACGCCGCCGACGTGGCGGCCGGCAAACCGTGGGCCGCGGTGTCCTGGTTGTTCCACCTCGAGGACCTGCCCGGTGGCCGATGCCGGTTCGTCAGCCGCTTCCGTTCCACCTCCTCCACGAACATGGCCATGCGCCTGGCGTTCGGACCCGCGCTCATCGAGCCGATCGGGTTCGCCATGGACCGGCGGATGCTGCTCGGAGTGAAGGAGCGGGCCGAGCGGAACGCACGGCGCGGTGGTCGCTGGCCGCGCCACGAGCAGCGGTCCCGCAGGTCCGCCACGCCCGCCGGGCTGACTCGCGCCGCCCGCCGCGACTGGCGCACGCTCGCCAACCCGACGCCGGCTCCGCGCTCGTTCGACCCGGCCGCCGTCGAGCACCTGCCTGTCCCGATCGCCCGCTGGCTGCGTTCCGCGATCGCCCCGGGTACTCCGCTCTCGCGCACCGCGTTGCTGGCGATGCACGGCGAGATCCTCGTGGGCCGGTGGCGCCCCTTCAGCGCCCTGCAGGTCCTAGCGCCCGCGGGTTACGTCTGGGCGGCCTCGGCCGGCAGTGGGTTCGTGCGGTTCCGTGGTTTTGACCGGTACACCCGCGGGCAGGGGCAGATGCGCTGGACGGTCGGCGGCCTGCTGCCCGCGGTCTCCGCTCGGGATGCCGACGTCACGCGCAGTGCCGCCGGGCGCCTCGCTGCCGAGACGATGCTCGTCCCGACCGCCGCTCTGGATCCGGCCATCACCTGGCAGGCGCAGGACGACCACTGTGCGACGGCACTGATCCCGCTGGGCGGCTCGACCCACCCGGTAGAGGTGGAGGTCGACGACGACGGCGCGGTCCGCCGGATCGCGCTGCCGCGGTGGGGAGACCCGAGCGGCGACGGATTCGCCGAGCACCAGTTCACCGTGACGTTCGACGGTGAGCTGCCCGTCGTTCTGGACGGCGGCGTCGTCGTCCTGCCGCGGTCCCTCGAGGCCGGCTGGGACACCGGCATCGGCGTCTTCTTCCGCGCCACCCTCGACGGCGCACGACTGTCGTGA
- a CDS encoding DUF1918 domain-containing protein: MRAQRGDHIVLAGGRVGETVRDGEILEVRGEGGSPPYLVRWSDGREALVFPGPDAELRVAHSREEAEAAGAGQSAEASSAHEWQIRVSLFPAGDDTTARVALISDVIGELDAQGASHRGGHDPAVPRIGDEVALARALHHLADQLLARAGHDVETVTGEVDVTIRRD; this comes from the coding sequence ATGAGGGCTCAGCGTGGAGACCACATCGTTCTCGCCGGGGGGCGCGTCGGCGAGACGGTGCGCGATGGCGAGATCCTCGAGGTGCGCGGCGAGGGCGGTAGCCCGCCCTACCTCGTCCGCTGGAGCGACGGGCGGGAGGCGCTGGTCTTCCCCGGCCCCGACGCCGAGCTTCGCGTGGCGCACTCTCGCGAGGAGGCCGAGGCGGCGGGCGCAGGTCAGTCTGCCGAGGCAAGTTCGGCACACGAGTGGCAGATCCGGGTCTCGCTCTTCCCGGCCGGCGACGACACCACCGCCCGCGTCGCGCTGATCAGCGACGTCATCGGCGAGCTGGACGCCCAGGGGGCGAGCCATCGTGGCGGCCACGACCCGGCCGTACCCCGGATCGGCGACGAGGTGGCCCTGGCGCGGGCGCTGCACCACCTGGCCGACCAGCTCCTCGCTCGGGCGGGGCACGACGTCGAGACCGTCACCGGAGAGGTTGACGTCACGATCCGGCGGGACTGA
- a CDS encoding TIGR03668 family PPOX class F420-dependent oxidoreductase — protein MDGGARTRFAQARVARLASVTPGGAPHIVPVTFALVGDVVWTAVDDKPKSTRRLQRLVNIAAHPAVSVLVDHYADDWSTLWWVRADGVARVEHVDGGPEVLTALAVLAAKYPKYAAPPQGPLIRIAVTSWRTWRARNEYT, from the coding sequence ATGGACGGCGGCGCACGCACGCGGTTCGCTCAGGCTCGGGTGGCCCGGCTCGCGTCGGTGACCCCCGGCGGGGCCCCGCACATCGTCCCCGTGACCTTCGCGCTGGTGGGCGACGTCGTGTGGACCGCCGTCGACGACAAGCCGAAGTCCACCCGCCGGCTGCAGCGGCTCGTCAACATCGCGGCACACCCGGCGGTGAGTGTGCTGGTGGACCACTACGCCGACGACTGGTCCACGCTGTGGTGGGTCCGGGCCGACGGAGTCGCCAGAGTCGAGCACGTGGACGGCGGTCCCGAGGTGCTCACGGCGCTGGCCGTGCTCGCGGCCAAGTACCCGAAGTACGCCGCGCCGCCGCAGGGGCCGCTCATCCGCATCGCGGTGACGTCGTGGCGCACCTGGCGCGCACGCAACGAGTACACCTGA
- a CDS encoding LuxR family transcriptional regulator, which produces MSRDELLVQARAAHAGRRWVTAFDAFQGAERAAPLEPEDLGRMAECAHLLHRMDDYFAVRGLAYQRYLDSGNPVGAAVSAFWLGAQYLHEGEVARGTGWMQRAFRIAATREDDERLRGYLSFARTFPAAGAGDLDGAARLAVEAVETAQRCDDTDLTALALHQAGILHLRAGRIDQGRALLDEAMVVVTADHASPMVTGIVYCGVIAGCWSVYDIGRAHEWTDALAGWCAAQPELGSFVGECRVRRAELRQLHGDWAVAAAELDGMEDDVDRVSAALALYVRGDLQRLQGRWDEAERSFVAAARLGQEPQPGLALLRLARGSTQAAAAMVRRSLTEVSGPRRVAVVAAAIEILLSIGDADGATAAGEELDRLAARHDSDVVRALAAQARAHLAIGAGHPEQAGEPARTALETWLRVGALYEEARARSLLGTACRALGDVESAAREERTARDIFERLGARPDLDALDHHARQTLSAREVEVLRLVATGATNRAIAAELVLSERTVDRHVSNILTKLGVATRAAATARAGEWQLL; this is translated from the coding sequence GTGAGCCGCGATGAGCTCCTCGTGCAGGCCCGGGCGGCGCACGCCGGTCGGCGGTGGGTGACGGCGTTCGACGCCTTCCAGGGCGCCGAGCGCGCCGCGCCACTCGAGCCGGAGGACCTCGGCCGGATGGCAGAGTGCGCGCACCTGCTGCATCGGATGGACGACTACTTCGCGGTTCGGGGGCTGGCATACCAGCGCTATCTCGACAGCGGCAACCCCGTCGGCGCGGCGGTCAGCGCGTTCTGGCTCGGTGCCCAGTACCTGCACGAAGGAGAGGTCGCGCGCGGCACGGGATGGATGCAGCGCGCCTTCCGCATCGCGGCCACCAGAGAGGACGACGAGCGCCTGCGCGGGTACCTCAGCTTCGCCCGGACGTTCCCGGCCGCGGGTGCCGGCGACCTCGACGGCGCGGCCCGCCTCGCCGTCGAGGCGGTCGAGACGGCGCAGCGGTGCGACGACACCGACCTCACCGCCCTCGCGCTGCACCAGGCCGGGATCCTCCACCTGCGGGCCGGCCGCATCGACCAGGGCCGGGCCCTGCTCGACGAGGCGATGGTCGTCGTCACGGCCGACCACGCCTCACCGATGGTGACCGGCATCGTCTACTGCGGGGTCATCGCGGGCTGCTGGAGCGTCTACGACATCGGCCGCGCCCACGAGTGGACGGACGCGCTCGCGGGCTGGTGCGCGGCGCAGCCGGAGCTGGGCAGCTTCGTCGGCGAGTGCCGGGTCCGCCGGGCCGAGCTGCGCCAGCTCCACGGCGACTGGGCCGTGGCGGCCGCCGAGCTCGACGGCATGGAGGACGACGTCGACCGGGTCTCGGCGGCGCTCGCCCTCTACGTCCGCGGCGACCTCCAACGGCTGCAGGGCCGGTGGGACGAGGCCGAACGGTCCTTCGTCGCCGCCGCGCGGCTCGGGCAAGAGCCTCAACCGGGACTCGCCCTGCTGCGCCTCGCCCGCGGGAGCACACAGGCGGCCGCCGCGATGGTGCGCCGCTCACTCACCGAGGTGAGCGGCCCCCGCCGGGTCGCGGTGGTGGCGGCGGCCATCGAGATCCTCCTCTCCATCGGGGACGCGGACGGGGCGACGGCGGCCGGCGAGGAGCTGGACCGGCTCGCCGCCCGGCACGACAGCGACGTCGTCCGCGCCCTCGCCGCGCAGGCACGGGCCCACCTCGCGATCGGCGCCGGGCACCCCGAGCAGGCCGGTGAACCGGCGCGCACCGCGCTCGAGACATGGCTGCGGGTGGGCGCGTTGTACGAGGAGGCCCGTGCCCGGTCGCTCCTGGGGACGGCGTGCCGGGCGCTCGGTGACGTCGAGTCCGCGGCCCGGGAGGAACGCACAGCTCGGGACATCTTCGAACGGCTGGGCGCGCGCCCAGACCTGGACGCGCTGGACCACCACGCCCGGCAGACGCTCAGCGCCCGGGAGGTCGAGGTCCTCCGGCTTGTCGCGACCGGCGCCACCAACCGGGCCATCGCCGCGGAGCTCGTCCTCAGCGAGCGCACCGTGGACCGGCACGTGAGCAACATCCTCACCAAGCTCGGCGTCGCGACCCGCGCGGCCGCCACCGCCCGCGCCGGTGAGTGGCAGCTGCTCTGA
- a CDS encoding flavin-containing monooxygenase, which yields MNRTIVIGAGQAGLAAGYQLTRHGLPFTILEADDRIGGSWNHRWDTMRLFTPAIKDGLPGVPFPRGDRFPTGAQMAAYLSGYADRFGMVVRTGIQVDGLFRDGERYTVTAGSESFEAENVILATGAERVPNVPPFAADLSPAIAQLHSGDYRNPVQLQPGAVLVVGAGNSGADLALDLAPTHPVVLAGRHPGHIPPRIESPVMRVGFRFIAFAWTYILTENTRPGRASREKVLAGHSGPLIRVKPQDLDAAGVRRAPRVTGVVHGLPQTEDGDIHDVANVVWATGFRPGYEWLSLPGLDTSGGLENDRGAVVGQPGLYVLGQLFQYRFGSHNVVGVPHDAEMVVADIRRRAGRGVSVAGAARSRW from the coding sequence ATGAACCGCACGATCGTCATCGGGGCCGGGCAGGCGGGCCTCGCCGCCGGCTACCAGCTCACGCGCCACGGACTGCCCTTCACCATCCTGGAGGCCGACGACCGGATCGGTGGCTCGTGGAACCACCGCTGGGACACCATGCGGCTCTTCACCCCCGCGATCAAGGACGGACTGCCCGGCGTGCCCTTCCCCCGGGGCGACCGCTTCCCGACAGGCGCGCAGATGGCCGCCTACCTCTCCGGTTACGCGGACCGGTTCGGCATGGTCGTCCGCACCGGTATCCAGGTGGACGGGCTCTTCCGCGACGGCGAGCGGTACACCGTGACGGCAGGATCGGAGAGCTTCGAGGCCGAGAACGTCATCCTGGCGACCGGGGCCGAACGGGTCCCGAACGTCCCGCCCTTCGCCGCCGACCTCTCCCCCGCGATCGCCCAGCTGCACTCGGGCGACTACCGCAACCCGGTCCAGCTACAGCCCGGCGCGGTCTTGGTCGTCGGTGCCGGCAACTCCGGGGCGGACCTCGCCCTCGACCTGGCACCGACGCATCCCGTGGTGCTCGCCGGCCGGCACCCTGGCCACATCCCGCCGCGCATCGAGTCCCCGGTCATGCGGGTGGGGTTCCGGTTCATCGCGTTCGCGTGGACGTACATCCTCACCGAGAACACCCGGCCCGGCCGGGCGTCGCGGGAGAAGGTGCTCGCCGGCCACTCCGGCCCGCTCATCCGGGTCAAGCCCCAGGACCTCGACGCGGCGGGCGTCCGCCGGGCACCTCGGGTCACCGGAGTGGTGCACGGGCTGCCGCAGACCGAGGACGGCGACATCCACGACGTCGCCAACGTGGTCTGGGCCACTGGCTTCCGGCCCGGCTACGAGTGGCTCAGCCTGCCCGGGCTCGACACGTCCGGCGGTCTCGAGAACGACCGGGGCGCCGTCGTCGGGCAGCCGGGGCTGTACGTCCTTGGGCAGCTGTTCCAGTACCGGTTCGGCTCGCACAACGTGGTCGGCGTCCCGCACGACGCAGAGATGGTCGTCGCGGACATCCGCCGCCGGGCGGGCCGCGGCGTCAGCGTCGCAGGCGCAGCGCGCAGCAGGTGGTGA
- a CDS encoding alpha/beta fold hydrolase → MDIVLVPGLWLHGSSWDRVTPLLEEHGHRARALTLPGMESKDADRSGITLADHVAAVVAAVDEADGPVLLVAHSAGSGIAHAAVDARPDRVMRAVYVGGFPSADGDSLLTGLPEQDGEVTMPDWAAIGEEANIVDLDDAALARLYADAIPAPAAVLTDPVRLSDERRFEVPVTAVCPEYTAADLRTWVDSGDEAVSELARAKVEYVDLPGGHWPQLTQPEKLAQVILDAVSRTGRD, encoded by the coding sequence ATGGACATCGTGCTCGTTCCAGGTCTCTGGCTCCACGGTTCGTCGTGGGACCGTGTCACGCCGCTCCTCGAGGAGCACGGCCACCGAGCTCGGGCCCTGACGTTGCCCGGCATGGAGAGCAAGGACGCCGACCGGTCCGGGATCACCCTGGCCGACCACGTCGCCGCGGTGGTCGCCGCCGTCGACGAGGCGGACGGGCCCGTCCTGCTGGTTGCGCACTCGGCCGGCAGCGGCATCGCGCACGCCGCCGTCGACGCGCGCCCGGACCGTGTGATGCGGGCGGTCTACGTCGGCGGGTTCCCGTCGGCCGACGGCGACTCGCTCCTCACCGGGCTGCCCGAGCAGGACGGCGAGGTGACGATGCCGGACTGGGCGGCGATCGGCGAGGAGGCCAACATCGTCGACCTCGACGACGCCGCGCTCGCCCGGCTCTACGCCGACGCCATCCCGGCGCCGGCGGCCGTGCTCACCGACCCAGTGCGGCTCTCCGACGAGCGCCGCTTCGAGGTGCCGGTGACCGCGGTGTGCCCCGAGTACACCGCCGCGGACCTGCGCACGTGGGTCGACTCGGGGGACGAGGCGGTCAGCGAGCTGGCCCGCGCGAAGGTCGAGTACGTCGACCTGCCCGGCGGGCACTGGCCGCAGCTGACCCAGCCGGAGAAGCTGGCGCAGGTCATCCTCGACGCCGTGAGCAGGACCGGCCGGGACTGA
- a CDS encoding response regulator: MSTPSGARATGTAAPVTAAPPTTVLVVDDQELVRMGFRLILERAGLDVVGEAADGRAAVTAARELRPDVVLMDIRMPRLDGVAATREILAGAGPHPKILVLTTFDLDEYVWSAVRGGAAGFLLKDVAPDDLVHAVRVVARGESMLAPALITRLLAQFARRPRAGQLPAELSALSEREIGVVRLVARGLSNAEIGAQLFLSEATVKTYVSRVLTKLDLRDRVQIAVVAYESGLVQAGEPG, from the coding sequence GTGAGCACCCCTTCCGGAGCGAGGGCGACCGGTACCGCGGCGCCCGTTACGGCGGCACCCCCGACCACCGTGCTCGTGGTCGACGACCAGGAGCTCGTCCGGATGGGCTTCCGGCTCATCCTCGAGCGCGCCGGCCTGGACGTCGTCGGCGAGGCGGCGGACGGCCGGGCCGCCGTCACCGCTGCGCGCGAGCTGCGCCCCGACGTCGTGCTCATGGACATCCGCATGCCCCGGCTCGACGGCGTCGCCGCCACCCGCGAGATCCTCGCCGGCGCCGGCCCGCACCCGAAGATCCTCGTCCTGACCACGTTCGACCTCGACGAGTACGTGTGGTCCGCGGTCCGCGGCGGGGCCGCGGGGTTCTTGCTCAAGGACGTGGCTCCGGACGACCTCGTGCACGCCGTCCGGGTGGTCGCTCGCGGGGAGTCGATGCTCGCTCCGGCGCTGATCACCCGGCTGCTCGCCCAGTTCGCGCGCCGGCCGCGGGCGGGGCAGCTGCCCGCGGAGCTGAGCGCCCTGAGCGAGCGTGAGATCGGTGTGGTGCGACTGGTTGCCCGGGGCCTGTCCAACGCCGAGATCGGGGCGCAGCTCTTCCTGAGCGAGGCCACCGTGAAGACCTACGTCTCGCGGGTGCTGACCAAGCTCGACCTGCGGGACCGGGTCCAGATCGCCGTCGTCGCCTACGAGTCGGGCCTCGTCCAAGCGGGCGAGCCCGGCTGA
- a CDS encoding sensor histidine kinase, producing MEHPRRERMQDVGVAALVAVLGLVEVWLPMESVYGSGSPVVSSAGIVAFAALLSQRRTRPRLALAALAVWPVLGVMTGGSLQVLFLGQLVPMLVLVYSLARHAPGRLRWLTAVAMAVLLVVADLFLPLLRDPGELVFHWGAVTLAFLCGHGLRVSADRAAAAAEHAAAAAVRAHQAETTARERAAAAVAEERARIARELHDIVAHAVGVIVVQAGAAEQVVDDDPAFARRALAAIRSTGAGALTEMRRMVHMLRELEPVGAFTPQPGVDALPELVGAVRESGLEVDVEVTGERTPLAAGLDLTAYRIVQEALTNVRRHSVAERARVALHFGEADLRIRVSDGGPARSAEGEPGHGIVGMRERAALFGGTLTVTSAPGFTVDAVLPLEGA from the coding sequence GTGGAGCACCCTAGGCGGGAACGGATGCAGGACGTCGGCGTCGCCGCCCTGGTCGCCGTGCTGGGCCTGGTCGAGGTGTGGCTGCCGATGGAGTCCGTCTACGGCTCGGGCTCGCCCGTCGTCAGCTCGGCCGGGATCGTGGCGTTTGCGGCGCTGCTGTCCCAGCGCCGCACCCGGCCACGCCTGGCGCTGGCCGCGCTCGCGGTGTGGCCGGTCCTTGGCGTCATGACCGGCGGGTCGCTCCAGGTCCTCTTTCTCGGCCAGCTCGTGCCGATGCTCGTCCTGGTCTACTCGCTCGCCCGGCACGCGCCCGGCCGGCTGCGGTGGCTGACCGCGGTCGCGATGGCGGTGCTGCTCGTCGTCGCCGACCTCTTCCTCCCGCTCCTGCGCGACCCGGGGGAGTTGGTCTTCCACTGGGGCGCGGTGACCCTGGCGTTCCTGTGCGGGCACGGGCTGCGCGTGTCCGCGGACCGGGCCGCCGCCGCGGCCGAACACGCCGCCGCGGCTGCCGTGCGCGCCCACCAGGCCGAGACGACGGCGCGGGAGCGGGCCGCGGCCGCCGTCGCCGAGGAGCGAGCCCGTATCGCCCGGGAGCTGCACGACATCGTCGCCCACGCCGTCGGCGTCATCGTGGTCCAGGCCGGCGCCGCCGAGCAGGTGGTCGACGACGACCCCGCGTTCGCTCGCCGGGCGCTGGCCGCCATCCGCTCCACTGGTGCCGGTGCGCTGACCGAGATGCGCCGGATGGTGCACATGCTGCGCGAGCTCGAGCCGGTCGGTGCGTTCACCCCGCAGCCCGGGGTCGACGCGCTGCCCGAGCTCGTCGGTGCGGTGCGTGAGTCGGGTCTCGAGGTCGACGTCGAGGTCACGGGGGAGCGGACCCCGCTCGCCGCGGGCCTCGACCTGACCGCGTACCGGATCGTCCAGGAGGCGCTGACGAACGTGCGCCGACACTCCGTGGCCGAGCGGGCCCGCGTCGCGCTCCACTTCGGCGAGGCGGACCTGCGGATCCGGGTGTCCGACGGCGGCCCGGCCCGCTCCGCCGAGGGCGAGCCCGGGCACGGGATCGTCGGCATGCGGGAGCGGGCGGCCCTCTTCGGCGGCACCCTCACCGTCACGTCGGCGCCCGGGTTCACCGTCGACGCCGTCCTGCCTCTGGAGGGGGCGTGA
- a CDS encoding type II toxin-antitoxin system VapC family toxin, with the protein MTAYLLDTHVLLWAALGAARLPAFTRALLEDTTQQVSFSVVSLWEIVIKAGPDRRDFNVDPEAVRTYARLAGLGEVVVTGAHVLRVRSLQPLHNDPFDRLLVAQALEEGVELLTVDKAVLAYGEGVRSA; encoded by the coding sequence GTGACGGCCTATCTGCTCGACACCCACGTCCTGCTGTGGGCCGCGCTCGGGGCGGCTCGCCTGCCCGCGTTCACGCGCGCGCTCCTCGAGGACACCACTCAGCAGGTGTCCTTCAGTGTCGTGAGCCTGTGGGAGATCGTGATCAAGGCCGGCCCCGACCGGCGGGACTTCAATGTCGATCCGGAGGCGGTGCGCACCTATGCGCGGCTGGCCGGTCTGGGCGAGGTGGTGGTGACGGGGGCGCACGTCTTGCGTGTGCGTAGTCTTCAGCCGCTTCACAACGACCCGTTCGACCGCCTGCTGGTGGCGCAGGCTCTCGAGGAGGGAGTCGAGCTGCTCACGGTTGACAAGGCAGTGCTCGCATACGGTGAGGGCGTCCGGTCAGCGTGA
- a CDS encoding type II toxin-antitoxin system Phd/YefM family antitoxin: MRTVNMHEAKTHLSRLVKEEFIIANNGKPVARVIPIVDAPAVPRVGFLPPSIAAETKIPDDFDEMMSDDVAELFGLGQ; encoded by the coding sequence ATGCGGACGGTGAACATGCACGAGGCGAAAACGCACCTCTCGCGCCTCGTCAAGGAAGAGTTCATCATCGCGAACAACGGCAAGCCCGTGGCCCGCGTCATCCCCATCGTCGACGCGCCGGCGGTTCCCCGAGTGGGATTTCTGCCACCGAGCATCGCCGCGGAAACCAAGATCCCCGATGACTTCGACGAGATGATGTCCGACGACGTCGCCGAGCTCTTCGGGCTGGGGCAGTGA
- a CDS encoding MFS transporter gives MRRCRDDRTRTANSMASTSATRGVGFRSERGPVLVALMLTTALIAIDSTIVATAVPSIVDDIGGFTSFPWLFSSYLLAQAVTVPIYAKVSDMIGRKPVVFIGIGLFLLGSVLSGFAWSMPVLIAARLVQGLGAGAVQPMAITIAGDIYTVAERAKVQGYLASVWAVSAVLGPTLGGTFASLGIWRAIFFVNVPVCLLAAWMLARSFHESVGRERHRVDVLGATLLTVALSLLMLALLEGGHAWAWDSPAGITIVAAGAVLLILFVLAERRAAEPVLPAFVFTRRLLLTTTLIAFGVGAVLLGLTSYVPTYLQGVLGADPIVAGLALATLTIGWPIAASVSGRIYLRLGFRATNLIGVALAIAGTVVLAIVVALSPTVLLVATGCFIVGLGLGFTSTPSIVAAQSSVEWAERGVVTGTNIFSRSVGSAFGVAVFGALSNAVYARLGNHGPDAIAEASSAVFLAAVVAAVLIAAAVLAMPKVMAPSA, from the coding sequence ATCCGCCGGTGCCGGGACGACAGGACCAGGACCGCGAACTCCATGGCGAGCACATCAGCAACGCGCGGGGTCGGCTTCCGCTCCGAGCGGGGCCCCGTCCTCGTCGCGCTCATGCTCACCACGGCGCTCATCGCCATCGACTCCACGATCGTCGCGACGGCGGTGCCCTCGATCGTCGACGACATCGGTGGGTTCACGTCCTTCCCCTGGCTGTTCTCCAGCTACCTGCTCGCCCAGGCAGTCACCGTGCCGATCTACGCCAAGGTCTCCGACATGATCGGGCGCAAGCCGGTCGTCTTCATCGGAATCGGGCTGTTCCTCCTCGGGTCGGTCCTGAGCGGGTTCGCGTGGAGCATGCCCGTGCTCATCGCCGCCCGGCTCGTGCAGGGCCTCGGCGCCGGTGCGGTGCAACCGATGGCGATCACGATCGCCGGGGACATCTACACGGTCGCCGAGCGGGCCAAGGTCCAGGGATACCTCGCCAGCGTCTGGGCGGTCTCCGCCGTCCTCGGCCCGACCCTCGGCGGGACGTTCGCCTCGCTGGGGATCTGGCGGGCCATCTTCTTCGTCAACGTCCCGGTCTGTCTGCTCGCGGCGTGGATGCTTGCCAGGTCCTTCCACGAGTCGGTCGGGCGTGAGCGGCACCGGGTCGACGTCCTCGGGGCGACGCTGCTGACCGTGGCGCTCAGCCTGCTCATGCTCGCGCTGCTCGAGGGCGGGCACGCGTGGGCGTGGGACTCCCCGGCGGGCATCACGATCGTCGCCGCCGGCGCCGTCCTGCTCATCCTGTTCGTCCTCGCCGAACGACGTGCGGCGGAGCCGGTGCTGCCCGCCTTCGTCTTCACCAGGCGCCTCCTGCTCACGACGACGCTCATCGCCTTCGGTGTCGGCGCGGTCCTGCTCGGGCTCACCTCCTACGTCCCTACCTATCTCCAGGGGGTCCTCGGCGCCGACCCGATCGTCGCCGGACTGGCTCTCGCCACCCTCACCATCGGCTGGCCCATCGCCGCCTCGGTGTCCGGGCGCATCTACCTGCGGCTGGGCTTCCGAGCGACCAACCTCATCGGAGTCGCGCTCGCCATCGCGGGCACGGTGGTCCTCGCCATCGTCGTCGCCCTCTCCCCCACGGTGCTCCTCGTGGCGACCGGATGCTTCATCGTCGGCCTCGGGCTCGGCTTCACCTCCACGCCGAGCATCGTTGCCGCGCAGTCGAGCGTGGAGTGGGCCGAGCGAGGTGTGGTCACCGGGACGAACATATTTTCCCGGTCGGTGGGCAGCGCCTTCGGCGTGGCCGTGTTCGGCGCCTTGTCCAACGCCGTCTATGCCCGGCTCGGCAACCACGGGCCCGACGCCATCGCCGAGGCCTCCAGCGCGGTTTTCCTGGCCGCCGTCGTCGCCGCGGTCCTCATCGCCGCGGCGGTCCTCGCGATGCCGAAGGTCATGGCACCGTCTGCCTGA
- a CDS encoding DNA/RNA helicase domain-containing protein, producing the protein MADVRIGAWSKPWNLKSDRAIGGAPPSWLWAYDPAGFEQVGCVYTAQGFEYSWNGVVIGPDLVWRDDRWVSRREFNKDPDFKSRNTVDDATFDRLVRHVYKVLLTRGLRGTLVLSTDEETQAMLRSVINP; encoded by the coding sequence GTGGCGGACGTCCGGATCGGGGCCTGGTCGAAGCCGTGGAACCTCAAGAGCGATCGGGCGATCGGCGGCGCGCCACCGTCATGGTTGTGGGCGTACGACCCTGCCGGTTTCGAGCAGGTCGGCTGTGTGTACACCGCGCAAGGATTCGAGTACTCCTGGAACGGCGTCGTCATCGGTCCAGATCTGGTGTGGCGGGACGACCGGTGGGTCTCGCGACGTGAGTTCAACAAAGACCCGGACTTCAAGTCACGCAATACGGTCGACGATGCGACCTTCGACCGTCTAGTGCGGCACGTCTATAAGGTCCTGCTCACACGTGGGCTGCGCGGCACCCTCGTGCTGTCGACCGACGAAGAGACGCAGGCGATGCTGCGGTCGGTTATCAATCCCTAG